Sequence from the Kribbella aluminosa genome:
CTGATGGACCGCGACACCCGGCGCCGGCACCGGCGTACCGTCTGGTCGATCTGGGGCGACGCGACCGCGGTCCTGGTCGGGGACGCGCTGGCCTGCCTCGCCGACGAGGTCCTGGACGAGTGCGACTCGCCGTACGCCGCTTGCGCCGGTCACGCGTTGGCGGTCGCGACCAGGGAGCTGATCCGCGGCCAGGTGCTCGACCTGGCGTTCGAGCAACGCGACGACGTCGGGATGGACGAGTGCGTCGACATGGCCGTCGGGAAGACCGGTTCGTTGCTCGGGGCATCGGCCGAGCTCGGCGCGATCCTGGCCGGTGCCGATGCGGCGGCCTGCGAGGAGTTCCGGAGCTACGGGCGGGAGCTGGGACTGGCGTTCCAGCTCGTCGACGATCTGCTGGGGATCTGGGGTGAGCCGGAGAAGACCGGCAAACCGGTGTTCTCGGATCTGCGGGCGCACAAGAAGACGCTGCCGGTGGTGTGGTCACTGGAGTACGGCGGGACGTACGGGCAGGAGCTGGCCGAGTGGCTCGCGAAGCCCGGCGTACCGTCCGAGGACGACGTGCAGCGGGCCGCCGTACTCGTCGAGCGCGCCGGCGGGCGTGAGTGGGCGCTGGCCGAGGCGGGGGAGCGGGTGCGGAG
This genomic interval carries:
- a CDS encoding polyprenyl synthetase family protein; its protein translation is MTAVDPMPSATKAPELLARGRDLVEPSLRQALGRLDDHTRLIASYHFGWCDADGRPMTGSSGKAIRPGLTLLVAEAVCGTPEPAVPGGVAVELVHNFSLIHDDLMDRDTRRRHRRTVWSIWGDATAVLVGDALACLADEVLDECDSPYAACAGHALAVATRELIRGQVLDLAFEQRDDVGMDECVDMAVGKTGSLLGASAELGAILAGADAAACEEFRSYGRELGLAFQLVDDLLGIWGEPEKTGKPVFSDLRAHKKTLPVVWSLEYGGTYGQELAEWLAKPGVPSEDDVQRAAVLVERAGGREWALAEAGERVRRAGRALYMAGVDSAGREQFDELSRFVAERQL